Proteins from a single region of Desulfobacter postgatei 2ac9:
- the fcl gene encoding GDP-L-fucose synthase, giving the protein MAKQKIFVTGHNGMVGSAIVRQLERKTNVELLTAARTELNLLDQAAVQTWFENNPVDQVYIGAAKVGGIHANNEYPAEFIYENLMVEANLIHAAHQAGVHKLLFLGSSCIYPKHAEQPMREDALLTGTLEPTNEPYAIAKIAGIKMCESYNRQYGHDYRSVMPTNLYGPNDNFHPKNSHVIPALLRRFHEARKAGKKQVTAWGTGKPMREFLHVDDMAAACVHVMELDTETYQAHTQPKMSHINVGSGVDCTIRELTETVAKVVGFEGEIVWDTSKPDGTPRKLLDVSRMKALGWEASIGLEDGLRQTYAWFLDNINKFRR; this is encoded by the coding sequence ATGGCCAAACAGAAAATATTTGTAACAGGGCACAATGGCATGGTGGGCTCGGCGATTGTCCGTCAGTTGGAGCGAAAAACCAATGTTGAACTTCTCACTGCTGCCCGCACTGAACTGAACCTTCTAGACCAGGCAGCGGTGCAGACCTGGTTTGAAAACAATCCGGTCGATCAGGTGTATATCGGCGCAGCAAAGGTGGGGGGGATTCATGCCAACAATGAATACCCGGCTGAATTTATCTATGAAAACCTGATGGTTGAAGCGAACCTGATTCATGCGGCACACCAGGCCGGCGTGCACAAGCTGCTGTTTCTGGGATCGTCCTGCATTTATCCCAAACATGCGGAACAGCCCATGCGTGAAGATGCCCTGCTTACAGGGACTTTGGAACCTACCAACGAGCCTTATGCCATCGCAAAAATTGCCGGAATCAAGATGTGTGAAAGCTATAACAGGCAGTATGGACATGATTACCGCAGTGTCATGCCCACCAATCTCTACGGCCCCAATGATAATTTTCATCCCAAAAACAGTCATGTAATACCGGCCCTGCTGCGCCGGTTTCATGAAGCCAGAAAGGCCGGTAAAAAGCAGGTTACCGCCTGGGGAACCGGCAAACCCATGCGTGAATTTCTGCATGTGGATGATATGGCTGCGGCCTGTGTCCATGTCATGGAACTGGACACAGAAACCTATCAGGCCCATACGCAACCAAAGATGTCCCACATCAACGTGGGGTCGGGGGTCGATTGCACCATCCGTGAATTGACCGAAACCGTGGCCAAAGTGGTGGGGTTTGAGGGAGAGATTGTATGGGATACCAGCAAACCCGACGGCACACCGCGCAAACTGCTGGATGTGTCGCGCATGAAGGCCCTGGGGTGGGAGGCATCTATCGGTTTGGAAGATGGGTTGCGTCAGACCTATGCCTGGTTTCTGGACAATATTAATAAGTTCAGACGATAG
- a CDS encoding HAD hydrolase-like protein, whose protein sequence is MLKTFDIFDTLLCRCFVHPIELFEFIEWKYNIPQFGKHRPLAELDARKELKFESEVTIEDIYRFLKTQLNLTSEKVARLIELEKYEEVRCLKPIRLGHERLRQSLVEGNDIGFISDIYLDRATIMRALNENGVPVADSNLYLSSELKGMKSNGKLFRAVIEARGIEPDQIFHVGDNLRSDVEMAQEEGLNAELFKYMEANRYEKHGNNSHILIKLAHGVARQVRLSKEAISCRKHDTIYDVSVSLVGPLVFAFAYWCLREADKKNITNLYFLSRDGQIISEVAKLIGKSSFPKIHVRYLFVSRQALLLPAMTELVEEEFEWILAPTYYFSLNIVFKRVGLQPEAYREGLQKVGLGMGFDEQLDEEARIILKEFFRSISSDILKIAAEKRKLLVAYLAQEGFLAGTNKGIVDVGWSGTLQRSLSRIIGIEDFPESLTGFYFGITRKKTLPQDPMLGWFFDLERKRDLINNFYIIPVVELFFAANHGGVIDYYLGEKDIKVNLRYERNDRALKWGLYYQHKGILDFAERFLQCSDSAQIDDVPELFADEVERTLKLFFTDPTIEEARAYGAYEDAEDQNESYFVRLAKGYDFYELIDFFRHGKKHHHNEWLEAAFVLSRRDFVDFVRRYVRLCS, encoded by the coding sequence ATGTTAAAAACATTTGACATCTTCGATACATTGCTTTGCCGTTGTTTCGTTCATCCAATCGAACTGTTTGAATTTATTGAGTGGAAATACAATATTCCGCAATTCGGCAAGCATCGCCCACTTGCAGAGCTGGACGCTCGTAAAGAACTCAAGTTTGAATCCGAGGTTACCATAGAGGATATATACCGTTTTCTAAAAACACAGTTAAATCTCACGAGTGAAAAAGTAGCTCGATTGATTGAGCTGGAAAAGTATGAAGAGGTACGGTGCCTCAAACCAATCAGATTAGGGCACGAAAGGCTTCGGCAATCGCTTGTTGAGGGTAATGATATTGGCTTCATTAGTGATATATACCTTGATCGTGCCACGATAATGAGGGCTTTAAATGAGAACGGGGTCCCGGTGGCAGATTCTAATCTATATCTTTCAAGTGAACTTAAAGGCATGAAAAGCAATGGAAAGCTTTTTCGTGCTGTAATTGAAGCGCGTGGCATCGAGCCCGACCAAATATTTCATGTAGGCGATAATTTACGTAGCGATGTCGAGATGGCGCAAGAAGAAGGTTTAAACGCAGAACTGTTCAAATATATGGAAGCGAACAGATATGAAAAGCATGGAAACAATTCGCATATTCTTATCAAGCTCGCACATGGTGTAGCTCGTCAAGTAAGGTTAAGCAAGGAAGCTATCTCTTGTCGGAAGCATGATACAATTTATGACGTTAGCGTATCTTTGGTTGGGCCATTAGTGTTCGCATTCGCGTATTGGTGTTTACGGGAGGCCGACAAAAAGAATATCACAAATTTATACTTTTTGTCACGTGATGGACAAATTATTTCTGAAGTCGCCAAGTTAATAGGTAAATCTTCGTTTCCTAAGATTCATGTACGTTATCTTTTTGTATCTCGTCAAGCACTGTTGCTACCAGCTATGACTGAACTTGTAGAAGAAGAGTTCGAATGGATCTTGGCGCCGACTTATTATTTTAGTTTAAATATTGTATTTAAAAGGGTTGGATTACAGCCAGAGGCTTATAGAGAAGGTCTTCAGAAAGTTGGATTAGGGATGGGATTCGATGAACAACTGGATGAGGAAGCTCGGATTATTCTGAAGGAGTTTTTTAGATCAATATCTAGTGATATCTTGAAAATCGCAGCGGAAAAACGAAAATTATTAGTAGCGTATCTCGCACAAGAAGGTTTTTTAGCGGGTACTAATAAAGGTATTGTGGACGTTGGTTGGAGTGGTACTCTACAACGATCTCTTTCAAGAATTATTGGCATAGAAGATTTCCCTGAATCTTTGACTGGCTTTTACTTTGGAATTACTCGAAAAAAAACGCTGCCGCAGGATCCGATGCTCGGTTGGTTTTTTGATTTGGAAAGAAAGCGAGATCTGATTAATAATTTTTATATAATTCCGGTGGTTGAGTTGTTTTTTGCTGCTAACCATGGAGGTGTTATTGATTATTATTTGGGGGAAAAAGATATTAAAGTAAATTTAAGATATGAGAGAAATGATAGAGCACTTAAATGGGGGCTGTATTATCAGCATAAAGGTATTTTGGATTTTGCTGAGCGATTCCTTCAATGTAGTGATTCTGCTCAGATAGACGATGTCCCTGAGCTGTTTGCGGATGAGGTTGAACGAACGCTTAAGCTTTTTTTTACCGATCCAACCATCGAAGAAGCACGAGCTTACGGTGCTTACGAAGATGCAGAGGACCAAAACGAATCTTATTTTGTTCGGCTTGCAAAAGGGTATGATTTCTACGAACTAATTGATTTCTTTCGGCATGGAAAGAAACACCATCATAACGAATGGCTTGAAGCGGCTTTTGTCCTTTCAAGGCGAGATTTTGTTGATTTTGTTAGGAGATACGTTAGGCTTTGTTCCTAA
- a CDS encoding Rpn family recombination-promoting nuclease/putative transposase has protein sequence MTDEKNNSKVVNPHDKVFREVYGNKENARSLLADKLPDKVLKLVDLNSLEISKDSFIEKELADYYSDMLYKVKLTDGSQGFIYVLFEHKSYYDRFVHLQLLEYMVKIWRLHIKQHEEKPVCLPIVIPLLVCHARQEWPENTERLSSLLSGPVEELAGYIPDFAFELYDLHRYSDDQIKGTIMSRVILLLFKHIRDPDLRQKLPGILALMRKLMEKETGLQWIEVVVRYLASALEDDELSVKQIKEIAEEAISKETGEYIMTLAEKLKNEGKLEGKLEGKLEGYRETIELSMAVKFPGDIGTVMARVNEIDDLDTLVEITKAIHTAKDISEILSLLK, from the coding sequence ATGACAGACGAGAAAAATAACAGCAAGGTGGTCAATCCCCATGACAAGGTGTTCAGGGAGGTCTACGGCAACAAGGAAAATGCCCGCAGCCTTTTAGCCGACAAACTGCCGGACAAAGTGCTGAAGCTGGTGGACCTGAACAGCCTGGAGATCAGTAAAGACAGCTTCATAGAAAAAGAGCTGGCTGATTATTATTCCGACATGCTCTACAAGGTGAAACTGACAGACGGCAGCCAGGGATTCATCTATGTGCTGTTTGAACACAAAAGCTACTATGATCGGTTTGTGCATCTCCAGCTGCTGGAATACATGGTCAAGATATGGCGGCTGCATATTAAGCAGCATGAAGAAAAGCCGGTCTGTCTTCCCATTGTGATTCCGCTGCTGGTATGTCACGCCAGGCAGGAGTGGCCGGAAAATACAGAGCGGCTGTCATCCTTGTTGTCCGGGCCGGTGGAGGAGCTTGCCGGGTACATCCCGGATTTTGCGTTTGAACTGTACGACCTGCACCGGTACTCTGATGATCAGATCAAAGGGACCATCATGAGCCGGGTGATATTGCTGCTGTTCAAACACATCAGAGATCCGGATTTACGACAGAAGCTGCCGGGTATATTGGCACTTATGCGTAAATTGATGGAAAAAGAAACCGGGTTGCAATGGATTGAGGTGGTGGTCAGGTACCTGGCATCGGCCCTGGAAGATGATGAATTATCGGTGAAACAAATAAAGGAAATAGCGGAAGAGGCTATTTCTAAAGAGACAGGAGAATATATTATGACACTGGCTGAGAAATTAAAGAACGAGGGCAAGCTGGAAGGTAAGCTGGAAGGTAAGCTGGAAGGTTACAGAGAAACCATAGAGCTTAGCATGGCCGTTAAATTCCCTGGAGACATCGGCACTGTGATGGCCAGGGTGAATGAAATTGATGACCTGGATACACTGGTAGAAATTACAAAGGCGATCCACACCGCAAAAGACATCTCGGAGATTCTATCCCTGCTGAAATAA
- a CDS encoding mannose-1-phosphate guanylyltransferase/mannose-6-phosphate isomerase — translation MIQPIIIAGGSGTRLWPMSRKLYPKQYLALAGEMSMLQETLKRLEGLDADPPVIVCNEEQRFMAAEQMRRMGLEDVTIILEPEGRNTAPAIALAALHAVQADRDPLLLVLPADHLIDHQQAFHAGIQNAQVLAEQDRLVTFGIVPDKPETGYGYIRKGESLGDTGFCVSGFKEKPDAARAQTYLNSGDYLWNSGMFMFRAQKYIEALERFQPDIIKTCKAAMENGSQDMNFIRVDKKIFLTCPDDSIDYAVMEKTDAAAVVPLDAGWCDVGSWTALWEISAKDDKGNACKGDVLALDTSNSLIMADSRLVATLGIEDLVVVETKDTVLIASKDKAQHIKSIVKELKARDRTEHITHREVFRPWGSYDSIDIGGRYQVKRITVKPGAKLSVQMHHHRAEHWVVVSGTARVTNGEKSFLVTENQSTYIPVGQVHALENPGTIPLELIEVQSGSYLGEDDIVRLEDRYGRVE, via the coding sequence ATGATTCAGCCAATCATCATTGCCGGTGGTTCCGGCACAAGACTCTGGCCCATGTCCAGAAAACTGTATCCCAAGCAATACCTGGCCCTGGCCGGTGAGATGAGCATGCTCCAGGAGACTTTGAAACGCCTGGAGGGGCTTGATGCAGACCCACCTGTCATTGTCTGCAATGAAGAACAGCGTTTCATGGCAGCGGAACAGATGCGGCGGATGGGCCTGGAAGATGTTACCATTATCCTTGAGCCTGAAGGCCGCAATACTGCCCCGGCCATCGCTCTGGCAGCGCTGCATGCGGTTCAGGCGGACAGGGATCCTTTGTTGCTGGTACTTCCGGCGGATCACCTGATAGACCATCAGCAGGCGTTTCATGCCGGGATACAGAATGCGCAAGTTCTTGCAGAGCAGGACAGGCTGGTAACCTTCGGGATCGTTCCTGACAAGCCTGAAACAGGGTATGGCTATATCCGTAAAGGGGAGAGTCTGGGTGACACCGGATTCTGTGTGAGCGGTTTTAAGGAAAAACCGGATGCGGCCAGGGCGCAAACCTACTTGAATTCAGGCGATTATCTATGGAACAGCGGCATGTTCATGTTCCGGGCACAAAAATATATTGAAGCGCTTGAACGGTTTCAACCGGATATCATTAAAACCTGCAAAGCGGCCATGGAAAATGGCTCTCAGGATATGAATTTTATCCGGGTGGACAAGAAAATCTTTCTGACCTGCCCGGATGACTCCATCGACTATGCGGTCATGGAAAAGACAGATGCCGCAGCAGTGGTGCCGCTGGATGCGGGCTGGTGCGATGTGGGCTCCTGGACCGCCCTGTGGGAGATCAGCGCCAAGGATGATAAAGGCAATGCCTGCAAAGGAGATGTGCTGGCCCTTGATACCAGCAACAGCCTGATAATGGCTGACAGCCGGCTGGTGGCCACCCTGGGAATCGAGGACCTGGTCGTGGTGGAGACCAAGGATACCGTATTGATAGCCAGCAAGGACAAGGCCCAGCATATCAAGTCCATTGTAAAAGAACTCAAAGCCAGGGACCGGACTGAGCACATCACCCACAGAGAAGTGTTCAGGCCCTGGGGATCTTATGACAGCATCGATATCGGGGGCCGATACCAGGTAAAACGTATTACCGTCAAACCCGGCGCCAAACTGTCCGTTCAGATGCATCACCACCGGGCTGAACACTGGGTGGTGGTCTCAGGTACCGCCAGGGTGACCAACGGAGAAAAATCTTTTCTGGTCACTGAAAATCAGTCCACATATATCCCGGTAGGCCAGGTTCATGCCCTGGAAAACCCCGGAACCATCCCCCTGGAGCTCATAGAGGTCCAGTCCGGGTCGTATCTGGGAGAAGATGATATTGTGCGGCTGGAAGACAGGTATGGGCGGGTTGAGTGA
- the gmd gene encoding GDP-mannose 4,6-dehydratase has product MKKALITGVTGQDGAYLAQFLLEKGYEVHGIKRRASLLNTDRVDHLYQDPHAENRKFILHYGDLTDSTNVIRILQQVQPDEVYNLAAQSHVQVSFESPEYTADTDALGTLRMLEGIRLLGMEKKTRFYQASTSELYGKVQEIPQSETTPFYPRSPYACAKLYAYWITVNYREAYGIYACNGILFNHESPIRGETFVTRKITRALARILLGLQDCLYLGNLDARRDWGHAKDYVQMQWLMLQQDTPEDYVIATGEQHSVREFVEIAAAALGIEILWQGSGKEEKGMVAGVNTPDTPLKKGQQIVSVDPRYFRPTEVETLLGDPTKARTKLGWVPRISFDALVREMVEQDLESARRDKLCADAGFKVCAYNE; this is encoded by the coding sequence ATGAAAAAAGCGCTCATAACAGGCGTTACCGGACAGGATGGCGCTTACCTTGCCCAGTTTCTGCTGGAAAAAGGATATGAAGTCCACGGTATCAAGCGCCGGGCATCTTTGCTGAACACGGACCGGGTGGATCATTTGTACCAGGATCCCCATGCGGAAAACCGGAAATTCATCCTGCATTACGGGGATCTGACCGATTCCACCAATGTGATCCGCATCCTGCAGCAGGTGCAGCCCGATGAGGTGTACAACCTGGCAGCCCAGTCCCATGTCCAGGTCTCTTTTGAATCCCCTGAATACACGGCAGATACCGATGCCCTAGGGACCCTGCGGATGCTGGAAGGCATCCGCCTGCTGGGTATGGAGAAAAAGACCCGGTTTTACCAGGCATCCACTTCAGAACTGTATGGAAAGGTCCAGGAGATCCCCCAGTCCGAGACCACCCCGTTTTATCCCCGTTCCCCCTATGCCTGTGCCAAGCTCTATGCCTACTGGATCACCGTCAATTACCGGGAAGCCTATGGCATTTACGCGTGCAACGGGATCTTGTTCAACCATGAATCCCCGATACGGGGAGAAACCTTTGTCACCCGGAAAATCACCCGGGCTTTGGCCCGTATTCTTCTGGGCCTGCAGGACTGTCTGTATCTGGGCAACCTGGATGCCCGGCGGGACTGGGGGCATGCCAAAGATTATGTCCAGATGCAGTGGCTGATGCTCCAGCAGGACACGCCTGAAGACTATGTGATTGCCACAGGGGAGCAGCATTCAGTCAGGGAATTTGTGGAGATTGCCGCTGCTGCCTTAGGCATTGAGATCTTGTGGCAGGGAAGCGGCAAAGAGGAGAAAGGTATGGTGGCAGGGGTGAACACCCCGGACACCCCGTTGAAAAAAGGGCAGCAGATCGTGTCGGTGGATCCCCGGTATTTTCGACCCACAGAAGTGGAAACCCTGCTGGGTGATCCCACCAAAGCCCGCACAAAGCTGGGCTGGGTCCCCCGGATATCTTTTGATGCCCTGGTACGGGAAATGGTGGAACAGGACTTGGAATCAGCCCGGCGGGACAAGTTGTGTGCCGATGCCGGCTTCAAAGTCTGCGCTTACAATGAGTAA
- a CDS encoding IS1380 family transposase translates to MFGYLGTEGYLINVELREGSQHCQKNTPEFIQEILKLTRQITQEPLLIRLDSGNDSQDNFEVIKTCEGVDVLVKRNLRKESLDGWLILAQNTESVRLIRCGHKSVWVGQTTVDPKGRALPRPIVFKVTERYEEKGEPLLFPTIEVETYWVTIAGLSPQEVINLYHDHGTSEQFHSEIKSDLGLERFPSCRFSSNSLILHLALLAYNILRIIGQISLEEQDENNLPINRRKKVSRRRLRTVMQDLMYMAGRLIYSGRRWSISFGKINPFAQLAENVLYRLRCSPG, encoded by the coding sequence ATGTTCGGATATTTAGGAACTGAAGGATACTTAATCAATGTAGAGCTTAGAGAAGGCAGCCAGCATTGTCAAAAAAACACCCCGGAATTCATTCAAGAAATATTAAAATTAACCAGGCAGATTACCCAGGAACCTCTTCTTATCCGTCTTGATTCAGGAAATGACAGTCAGGATAATTTTGAAGTAATAAAAACATGCGAAGGTGTTGATGTCTTGGTTAAGCGCAATTTACGTAAAGAATCTTTGGATGGTTGGCTTATCCTGGCCCAGAATACTGAAAGCGTTAGATTGATTCGCTGTGGACACAAAAGTGTGTGGGTCGGGCAAACAACTGTTGACCCAAAAGGGCGGGCATTGCCACGTCCGATTGTCTTCAAAGTGACTGAACGATATGAAGAAAAAGGGGAGCCCCTGCTTTTTCCCACAATTGAAGTCGAGACCTATTGGGTTACCATCGCCGGGCTGAGCCCCCAAGAGGTCATCAATTTATACCATGATCATGGAACCAGTGAACAATTTCATTCAGAAATCAAAAGTGATCTTGGGTTAGAACGCTTCCCCAGTTGCCGTTTTAGCAGCAACAGCCTGATTCTCCATCTTGCTCTTTTGGCGTATAACATTCTTAGAATCATAGGCCAAATTAGCCTTGAGGAGCAGGATGAGAACAATCTTCCGATCAACCGTAGAAAAAAAGTCTCACGAAGGAGGTTAAGAACAGTTATGCAGGATTTAATGTATATGGCTGGCCGTTTAATATATAGTGGTCGGCGGTGGAGCATTTCATTTGGTAAGATCAACCCGTTTGCCCAATTGGCTGAGAACGTATTGTACCGGTTACGTTGTTCTCCAGGATAA
- a CDS encoding GDP-mannose 4,6-dehydratase, with amino-acid sequence MLQQDSPDDFIIATGRTSSLKDFVQIVFAGVGLDWSKYVRTRPELLRPTDIKISRANPEKAYRVLGWEARHTIEDVARMMVASEMVLLN; translated from the coding sequence ATGCTCCAGCAGGACAGCCCGGATGACTTTATTATTGCCACAGGCCGGACGTCCAGTTTAAAGGATTTCGTACAAATCGTTTTTGCCGGTGTCGGACTGGACTGGTCAAAATATGTTCGGACCCGGCCGGAACTTCTCCGGCCGACAGACATTAAAATCTCCCGCGCCAATCCGGAAAAAGCCTATCGGGTTCTGGGCTGGGAAGCCCGGCATACCATAGAAGATGTGGCCCGGATGATGGTGGCGTCGGAAATGGTATTGTTAAATTAA
- a CDS encoding sulfotransferase family protein, with product MNNKSIIVCTGAPRSGVKALATCLQVLGFPTGNHIQPDPETIDRLLLQDLGQPAGSLPYDWMASEAYSRAKGRIGNFISQTGTLPDKPLQVNLNALTLPLWLDTFKKHEITVKLIHILRHPYEVALSLQSNQNMDLHQAHILWLSHIRETLRALNELDYSSVTFDQLLADPVSTLNTVFGSSLTSVLRSLTSDLLDLVQPDLKNHHASNLSDADKEKFKPYAKLYDQLRATQYASSALNSYNQRIKSIGSSEIDLIDSLLNVISMLEGSRHYHHCSLPVANFHLYATITFPTTSKNGENGVVMKTIPLIENQWQEISLPVPNPELLTSNNITIHPLNTHGFIKVSNINLVNKVTEKAIWEANKVKDFDQVNITGSAIRLNSSAGLTVLVTGNDPTITLPVFNQTWDVSSELHVCLKVSTQQDELTNFLPLSSIRDKPELAA from the coding sequence ATGAACAATAAATCAATCATCGTCTGCACGGGTGCCCCACGAAGCGGGGTTAAGGCTTTAGCGACCTGCCTTCAGGTACTTGGTTTTCCTACGGGCAATCATATCCAGCCAGATCCAGAGACCATAGACAGACTGTTGCTTCAGGATTTGGGCCAGCCTGCGGGCTCATTGCCTTATGACTGGATGGCATCAGAGGCATATTCAAGGGCGAAGGGAAGAATTGGCAACTTCATATCCCAAACCGGAACACTGCCGGATAAGCCGCTTCAGGTAAACTTAAACGCTCTCACCCTTCCTCTCTGGCTGGATACGTTCAAGAAGCATGAGATCACGGTAAAGCTCATTCATATCTTGCGCCATCCATATGAAGTCGCACTCAGTCTCCAGTCCAACCAGAACATGGATCTACACCAGGCTCACATCCTCTGGCTTTCCCACATTCGCGAGACTTTGCGGGCTTTGAACGAGCTGGATTATTCTTCGGTTACTTTTGATCAGTTGTTGGCTGATCCAGTTTCCACTTTAAATACTGTCTTCGGATCTTCACTGACTTCTGTCCTCCGATCTCTGACATCTGATCTGTTGGACCTTGTCCAACCAGATCTTAAAAACCACCACGCTTCCAACCTATCCGATGCCGATAAGGAAAAATTCAAACCCTACGCCAAGCTATATGACCAGCTAAGAGCAACGCAATACGCTTCATCAGCACTGAATAGCTATAATCAGCGGATAAAGAGTATTGGCTCTTCTGAAATTGATTTGATCGACTCCCTTTTGAACGTCATCAGTATGCTTGAAGGCAGCCGGCATTACCACCATTGCTCATTGCCCGTTGCAAATTTCCATTTATACGCTACCATTACTTTCCCCACAACCAGCAAAAATGGCGAAAATGGCGTAGTCATGAAAACCATTCCCCTCATAGAAAATCAGTGGCAAGAAATCTCCTTGCCTGTGCCTAACCCTGAATTATTGACATCGAATAACATCACAATCCATCCATTAAATACTCATGGTTTTATTAAGGTATCGAATATTAATTTGGTTAATAAGGTTACTGAAAAAGCAATCTGGGAAGCAAATAAAGTCAAAGACTTTGATCAGGTAAATATTACCGGCTCCGCCATTAGGCTGAATAGCTCAGCAGGTTTAACTGTTTTAGTGACTGGCAACGACCCAACAATTACACTCCCAGTTTTCAATCAAACATGGGACGTCTCATCAGAGCTGCATGTATGCCTGAAAGTTTCTACACAGCAAGACGAACTGACGAACTTTCTCCCACTTTCTTCAATCAGAGATAAACCTGAGTTAGCGGCATAA
- a CDS encoding GDP-mannose 4,6-dehydratase: MEKGFLVYGTSRDAQTCLFDNLVKLGIRKQVMLKSMTLNDFRSVIQTLSTVAPDEIYNLAGQSSVGMSFELPVETYESIALGTLNLLEAIRFLEIEIKSYHASSSECFGNTAEHPATEETPFRPRSPYAVAKSTAFWTTANYREAYHLFACSGILFNHESPLRPERFVTRKIVRSACRIAKGLQDVLDLGNIDIQRDLGVRARLCSGHVADAPAGQPG, from the coding sequence CTGGAAAAAGGGTTTCTTGTATATGGGACATCCAGAGACGCCCAGACATGTTTGTTTGACAATTTGGTTAAACTGGGAATTCGGAAACAGGTCATGCTCAAGTCCATGACATTGAATGATTTCCGCAGCGTGATACAGACGCTGAGTACAGTTGCACCGGATGAAATCTATAATTTAGCCGGGCAGTCTTCAGTAGGCATGTCGTTTGAGCTGCCTGTAGAAACCTATGAGAGTATTGCTTTGGGTACGCTGAATCTGTTGGAGGCAATACGGTTTCTGGAAATCGAAATAAAAAGTTATCATGCCTCTTCCAGCGAGTGTTTCGGCAATACAGCAGAACATCCTGCCACCGAAGAAACCCCGTTTCGGCCGCGCAGTCCCTATGCCGTGGCTAAATCTACCGCCTTCTGGACCACAGCCAACTACCGGGAAGCTTATCACCTGTTTGCATGCTCGGGCATCCTGTTTAACCATGAATCACCGCTGCGGCCTGAACGTTTTGTTACACGCAAGATTGTTCGCAGTGCCTGTCGAATTGCCAAGGGGTTGCAGGATGTATTGGATCTGGGCAACATCGATATACAGCGGGACTTGGGGGTACGCGCCCGACTATGTTCAGGCCATGTGGCTGATGCTCCAGCAGGACAGCCCGGATGA